A single genomic interval of Juglans regia cultivar Chandler chromosome 1, Walnut 2.0, whole genome shotgun sequence harbors:
- the LOC109000434 gene encoding uncharacterized protein LOC109000434 translates to MARFLHGLNHEIADIVEMQHYVELTDMVHQAIKVEEQFKRKGLARRGLPMATTSSWKTTPKRDEQQQNKPKFESSKNANLKTATTSGTIETSSSKTCDIKCFKCQGRGHIASQCVNKRVMVINAQGELESENEEEVDNDDMPSMEDADDEQNAVVGDLLVARRVLNVQVKEEESNQRENLFHTRCFVNNKVCSVIIDGGSCTNVASTYLVEKLALTTLKHPQPYRLQWLNECGEIKVTRQVLVALSIGKYEDEVPCDVVPMHACHLLLGRPWQYDLRVTQDGFTNKYSFTLNRQPITLVLLTPKQEFEDVLPEKVPYGLPPIRGIEHQIDFIPGASIPNRPAYRSNPEETKELQRQEGWNMEDRGIEVDEEKVKAIQEWSTPTTVSQVRSFHGLASFYRRFVRDFSSLAAPLTEVIKKNVPFKWGKEQEKAFSLIKEKLTNAPLLVLPNFAKTFEIECDASGIGIGAVLMQEGRPIAYFSEKLSGATLNYPTYDKEMYALVRALENWQHYLWPTEFVIHTDLESLKHLKGQQRLNKRHAKWVEFIETFLYVIRYKQGKENVVADALSRR, encoded by the exons ATGGCTAGGTTTTTGCACGGTTTAAATCATGAGATTGCGGATATAGTCGAGATGCAGCACTATGTTGAGTTGACAGATATGGTGCATCAAGCCATAAAGGTGGAGGAACAATTCAAACGAAAGGGATTGGCTAGGAGGGGACTGCCTATGGCTACAACCAGCTCGTGGAAGACAACTCCAAAAAGGGATGAGCAGCaacaaaataagccaaaatttGAATCCTCTAAGAATGCCAACTTAAAGACCGCCACTACTTCAGGTACAATCGagacttcaagttctaaaacatgtgatattaaatgttttaaatgtcaggGGCGCGGACATATAGCCAGCCAGTGTGTAAACAAGAGGGTGATGGTGATAAATGCCCAAGGAGAGCTTGAgtcagaaaatgaggaagaagtagATAATGATGATATGCCATCTATGGAGGATGCTGACGATGAGCAAAATGCTGTGGTTGGAGATTTATTGGTTGCAAGGCGAGTTCTCAATGTGCAGGTTAAGGAGGAAGAAAGTAACCAAAGGGAGAACTTGTTTCATACTCGGTGCTTTGTAAATAACAAAGTTTGCAGTGTCATTATCGATGGTGGGAGTTGCACAAATGTAGCCAGCACTTATTTGGTGGAGAAATTGGCTTTAACTACCTTGAAACATCCTCAACCTTACCGGCTTCAGTGGTTGAATGAATGTGGGGAAATCAAGGTGACAAGACAAGTGTTGGTGGCATTATCCATTGGCAAATATGAGGATGAGGTGCCTTGTGATGTGGTTCCTATGCACGCATGCCATTTACTGTTGGGAagaccatggcagtatgatctgAGGGTTACGCAGGATGGATTCACAAATAAGTATTCCTTCACTCTTAATAGGCAACCTATTACTCTTGTGCTATTAACTCCAAAACAG GAGTTTGAAGATGTCCTTCCTGAAAAGGTACCTTATGGTTTACCTCCAATCCGAGGGATTGAACATCAAATTGATTTCATACCTGGTGCATCAATTCCAAACCGACCTGCTTATAGGAGTAATCCCGAGGAGACCAAGGAACTTCAGAGGCAAGAAGGATGgaacatggaggat agaggaattgaggtggatgaggaaAAGGTGAAGGCAATCCAAGAGTGGTCAACGCCTACAACAGTCAGCCAAGTGAGGAGTTTCCACGGCTTAGCTAGCTTCTATAGACGGTTTGTGCGTGATTTTAGTAGCTTAGCCGCCCCTCTTACTGAAGTCATCAAGAAAAATGTGCCGTTTAAGTggggaaaagaacaagaaaaggcaTTTAGTCTGATCAAAGAAAAGTTAACTAATGCACCTTTGCTTGTTTTACCTaactttgctaaaacttttgaaattgagtgtgatgcttcaggcaTAGGTATTGGAgctgttttgatgcaagaaggCCGTCCAATTGCTTATTTCAGTGAAAAGTTGAGTGGAGCAACCCTAAATTACCCTACTTATGATAAGGAGATGTATGCCTTGGTGAGGGCTTTGGAAAATTGGCAACACTATCTATGGCCAACGGAGTTTGTGATTCACACAGATCTTGAGTCTTTGAAGCATTTGAAAGGACAGCAAAGGTTGAACAAACGCCATGCCAAGTGGGTGGAATTCATTGAAACATTTCTGTATGTGATCAGATATaagcaaggtaaggaaaatGTGGTGGCTGATGCATTGTCCCGAAG